In Lycium ferocissimum isolate CSIRO_LF1 chromosome 11, AGI_CSIRO_Lferr_CH_V1, whole genome shotgun sequence, a single genomic region encodes these proteins:
- the LOC132036100 gene encoding probable WRKY transcription factor 31 yields MAKGSGLSFDPDPIKNFLPIPTVLNSFLEPHQQFSHNKFFKIEPFLSSSMDSQFKNRSPPSTIQFPVNLNCSTTHHDQEEEVQNRPVIDEMDFFADKKDGNSAETTANTANDTERKESNTPPPELDFSINTGLHLLTANTYSDQSIVEDGLSPNNSEDKRTKSELAVLQAELERMNGENRRLRDMLNQVTNNYSTLQVHMMNMMQQQQQQQNQENGQHDGKSTEEVIKQQHNLNNQNGHGQMVPRQFMDLGLAGSEAEEASLSSSEGRSGREKSRSPTNNMESGREDSPEKGSPGWGPNKIPRLGGNGSNKPADQQATEATMRKARVSVRARSEAPMITDGCQWRKYGQKMAKGNPCPRAYYRCTMAAGCPVRKQVQRCAEDRTILITTYEGTHNHPLPPAAMAMASTTSSAARMLLSGSMPSADGLMNSNFFARTLLPCSSSMATISASAPFPTVTLDLTQSPNPLQFPRPPNQFQVPFSNSPHNNILANPAALLPQIFGQALYNQSKFSGLQLSQDLEGQHNSTLQSSINPSNHNPLADTVNALTNDPNFTAALAAAITSLIGNPGQSNNGVNNTTATTTTANNNNGSVANNNNGSVTSNGNNNTSNGNNKVANSSFPAN; encoded by the exons ATGGCCAAAGGTAGTGGACTCTCCTTTGATCCGGATCCCATCAAAAACTTCCTTCCAATACCCACTGTCCTCAATTCTTTTCTTGAACCCCACCAACAATTTTCTCATAACAAGTTTTTCAAGATTGAACCTTTTTTATCATCATCAATGGACTCACAATTCAAGAACAGGTCACCACCATCTACTATTCAATTCCCAGTGAACCTTAACTGCTCCACTACTCATCATGATCAAGAAGAAGAGGTCCAGAATAGACCCGTCATTGATGAAATGGACTTTTTTGCTGATAAAAAAGATGGTAATTCTGCGGAAACAACAGCAAATACTGCAAACGACACTGAGAGGAAAGAATCCAACACCCCTCCTCCTGAATTGGATTTTAGCATTAAT ACTGGTTTGCATCTTCTCACTGCAAACACTTATAGTGATCAGTCCATAGTGGAGGATGGCTTATCCCCTAATAATTCTGAAGATAAAAGAACCAAGAGTGAG CTAGCAGTTCTTCAGGCTGAATTGGAAAGGATGAACGGCGAAAATCGACGTTTAAGGGACATGTTAAATCAGGTGACAAACAATTACAGTACCCTGCAGGTgcatatgatgaatatgatgcagcaacaacaacaacaacaaaatcaagaaaatggtcAACATGATGGGAAAAGTACTGAAGAAGTGATCAAACAGCAACACAACCTCAATAATCAAAATGGTCATGGACAAATGGTGCCTAGGCAATTCATGGATCTTGGCCTAGCTGGTTCTGAGGCAGAAGAGGCTTCCCTGTCTTCGTCAGAGGGACGAAGTGGCAGGGAAAAATCACGATCACCAACGAATAATATGGAATCAGGAAGAGAAGATAGTCCTGAAAAAGGGTCACCTGGTTGGGGTCCTAATAAAATTCCAAGACTTGGTGGCAATGGCTCTAATAAACCTGCTGATCAACAAGCTACTGAGGCTACCATGAGAAAGGCTCGTGTATCGGTCAGGGCCCGATCAGAGGCTCCCATG ATCACGGATGGTTGCCAATGGCGAAAGTATGGGCAGAAAATGGCGAAGGGAAACCCGTGTCCTCGGGCTTATTACCGGTGCACTATGGCAGCTGGTTGCCCAGTTCGGAAGCAG GTTCAAAGATGTGCAGAGGACAGAACAATCTTGATCACAACCTATGAAGGGACTCACAACCATCCGTTGCCTCCGGCAGCAATGGCAATGGCCTCAACAACTTCCTCAGCAGCAAGAATGTTGCTCTCGGGTTCTATGCCGAGTGCAGATGGGCTAATGAATTCCAATTTCTTTGCGAGAACTCTCCTTCCTTGCTCTTCTAGCATGGCCACAATTTCAGCCTCGGCGCCTTTCCCTACTGTTACATTGGACCTAACTCAATCCCCAAACCCGTTGCAATTCCCAAGACCCCCTAACCAATTTCAAGTCCCATTCTCAAATTCACCCCACAATAACATCCTAGCAAATCCAGCTGCACTTTTGCCTCAGATTTTTGGCCAGGCTTTGTATAACCAATCAAAATTCTCTGGCCTCCAATTGTCACAAGATTTGGAAGGACAACATAATTCAACGTTGCAATCATCGATTAATCCATCGAACCACAATCCTCTGGCTGACACGGTGAACGCCCTCACCAATGATCCTAATTTCACAGCGGCATTAGCAGCAGCCATCACTTCCCTTATTGGCAATCCCGGGCAATCGAACAATGGTGTCAACAATACTACAGCCACCACAACGACtgccaacaacaataatggcaGTGTcgccaacaacaataatggcaGTGTCACCAGCAATGGCAATAATAACACAAGCAATGGCAACAATAAAGTGGCTAATTCAAGTTTTCCAGCAAATTGA